From a single Apium graveolens cultivar Ventura chromosome 2, ASM990537v1, whole genome shotgun sequence genomic region:
- the LOC141708419 gene encoding uncharacterized protein LOC141708419 has product MRSYASALNSRSTSPMANTSAATSTANIVIDINHPYYLSSSDHPGLSLVSEQLTDQNYHQWSRSVQITLSAKLKLGFIDGTQVKPASNSPQLSLWMRSDDLVISWLLNSISSEIRKSVVSIFHTFKQIWEDLATRFAQSNVPRLFNLRKELASLTQGTKSIIAYFTQFRGLIDELYSLSPIPKCICAASNCACGKVMKLEQYEKITKLSQFLMGLNTIFTNTRGQILLMHPLPDINYAYSMLLQEENQRDISTVGIMTESLAMNVRLKSNSNFKPKTVKKPADSSLMCDYYNLTRHTRDKCYPDWNRLYGKPKPKPINATNKRFQPAANITQSVSSSGPLTQSDNLSNVQSAVNFVPSVPLMSDQQCQQIINMLQAKMSGTTPSNSWMSANTISHTPSTSQVTSMAGACHDEEEEDW; this is encoded by the exons ATGCGTTCATATGCGAGTGCGTTAAATTCTCGATCAACTTCACCCATGGCTAATACATCCGCTGCTACATCTACTGCAAACATTGTGATTGACATCAATCATCCATACTATCTAAGTTCGTCCGATCATCCAGGTTTATCTCTTGTTTCAGAACAACTTACAGATCAGAATTATCATCAATGGAGTAGATCTGTACAAATTACTCTTTCTGCGAAGCTGAAACTTGGATTCATTGATGGAACACAAGTCAAACCAGCTTCTAATTCGCCTCAACTTTCTCTTTGGATGCGAAGCGATGATTTGGTAATTTCATGGCTTCTTAACTCAATTTCATCTGAAATTAGGAAAAGCGTAGTGTCTATTTTTCACACTTTTAAACAGATCTGGGAAGACCTGGCCACTAGATTTGCACAGAGTAATGTACCACGACTTTTTAATCTTCGTAAAGAACTAGCATCATTGACTCAAGGCACAAAATCTATAATTGCCTACTTTACTCAGTTTCGAGGCTTAATTGATGAATTATATAGCTTATCTCCAATTCCAAAATGCATATGTGCTGCAAGTAATTGTGCTTGTGGAAAGGTTATGAAATTAGAGCAATATGAAAAGATAACAAAGCTGAGTCAATTTCTCATGGGATTAAATACGATTTTTACCAACACTAGGGGTCAGATTCTACTTATGCATCCTTTACCTGATATAAATTATGCCTATTCTATGCTCTTACAAGAAGAAAATCAGAGAGACATCTCGACTGTTGGTATAATGACAGAGAGTTTAGCTATGAATGTTAGACTCAAGTCTAATTCCAACTTTAAGCCTAAGACTGTCAAGAAACCAGCTGATTCAAGTCTAATGTGTGATTACTATAATTTAACTAGACATACAAGAGATAAATGTTATCCTGATTGGAATCGATTATATGGTAAACCAAAGCCTAAACCTATAAATGCTACTAACAAGAGGTTTCAGCCTGCTGCAAATATCACACAATCTGTGTCTTCTTCTGGTCCTTTGACTCAATCTGACAATCTCTCAAATGTACAATCTGCTGTGAACTTTGTTCCATCTGTGCCTCTTATGTCTGATCAACAATGTCAACAAATCATTAATATGTTGCAAGCAAAGATGTCTGGCACTACTCCCTCAAACTCTTGGATGTCAGCTAATACAATTAGCCATACTCCAAGTACATCTCAAGTTACATCCATGGCAG GAGCTTGTCATGatgaagaggaagaagattggTGA